Proteins encoded within one genomic window of Brassica rapa cultivar Chiifu-401-42 chromosome A09, CAAS_Brap_v3.01, whole genome shotgun sequence:
- the LOC103838361 gene encoding peptidyl-tRNA hydrolase ICT1, mitochondrial, giving the protein MAAIRTMTNLIIREFIHHPLLFLSSSKSCHSLFPTLRRTPGIALVHSSSRFGSFRCAASNSGGGDRKVSSRLSQVQQMLHEAEERASSAGNEPTPQITLDHVTLNFARSGGPGGQNVNKVNTKVDMRFNVKNAYWLSERIREKIMQTEKNRINRDGELVISSTKTRTQKGNIDDALAKLQAIIDAASYVPPPPSEEQKKKIVKMAAKADEKRLKSKKVLSDKKAARRDRSSWD; this is encoded by the exons ATGGCGGCAATCAGGACGATGACGAACTTGATCATACGCGAGTTTATCCACCACCCTCTCCTCTTCCTCTCTTCGTCGAAATCGTGCCACTCTCTTTTTCCAACGCTCCGTCGCACTCCCGGGATCGCTCTGGTTCACTCCAGTTCCCGATTCGGATCCTTCCGATGCGCGGCGTCTAATTCCGGTGGCGGTGATCGGAAAGTTTCGTCACGGTTGTCTCAGGTGCAGCAGATGCTTCATGAGGCGGAGGAGAGAGCTAGCTCCGCTGGCAACGAGCCTACTCCTCAAATCACTCTAG ACCATGTTACGCTTAATTTTGCTAGAAGCGGTGGTCCTGGAGGCCAAAATGTGAACAAAG tGAATACCAAAGTAGATATGCGCTTCAATGTGAAAAACGCCTACTGGTTAAGTGAGAGGATCAGGGAGAAGATCATGCAGACG GAGAAGAATCGGATCAACAGGGACGGAGAGCTTGTGATATCTTCAACCAAAACCAGGACGCAGAA AGGCAACATCGACGATGCACTTGCAAAGCTACAG GCGATTATTGATGCGGCTTCGTATGTTCCACCTCCACCATCAGAAgaacagaagaagaaaatcgTAAAGAT GGCTGCAAAAGCTGATGAGAAACGGCTTAAAAGCAAAAAAGTTCTTTCGGACAAGAAAGCAGCCAGAAGAGACCGCAGTAGCTGGGATTGA
- the LOC103838362 gene encoding lysine-specific histone demethylase 1 homolog 1 → MEQNQEIRPESPENPKMATDNLTNAQASPTKEAATPSNTDGKIDKDVAAADPNPTPAAKLQPSESDEEVDLPSISESLGEEESSDLVTEPQSQNPNPLEPGPRARKRRRRKRFFTEINANPAFPRNRRNSVGKELDSEAITAMSVGFPVNSLTEEEIEANVVSIIGGKEQANYIVVRNHIIALWRSNVSNWLTRDHALESIRLEHKTLVDTAYKFLLEHGYINFGLAPVIKEAKLRSFDGLEPPNVVVVGAGLAGLVAARQLLSMGFRVLVLEGRDRPGGRVKTRKMRGGDGVEAMADVGGSVLTGINGNPLGVLARQLGLPLHKVRDICPLYLPSGELVDVGVDSKIEASFNKLLDRVCKLRQSMIEEIKSVDVPLGEALETFRLVYGVAEDQEERMLFDWHLANLEYANATLLGNLSMAYWDQDDPYEMGGDHCFIPGGNETFVHALAENLPVFYGNVVESIRYGSDGVVVYAGDKEFSCDMALCTVPLGVLKKGGIGFVPELPEKKKEAIQRLGYGLLNKVAMLFPYNFWGEEIDTFGRLTEDSSTRGEFFLFYSYSSVSGGPLLVALVAGDAAERFETMSPTDSVKRVLQILRGIYHPKGIVVPDPVQALCSRWGQDKFSYGSYSYVAVGSSGDDYDILAESVGDGRVFFAGEATNKQYPATMHGAFLSGMREAANILRVARRRASESASNLAK, encoded by the coding sequence ATGGAGCAAAACCAAGAGATCCGACCCGAAAGCCCGGAAAACCCGAAGATGGCCACGGATAATTTGACCAACGCCCAAGCCTCTCCAACGAAGGAAGCCGCCACGCCCTCCAACACCGACGGCAAAATTGACAAGGACGTCGCCGCGGCGGATCCAAACCCTACACCCGCCGCGAAGCTGCAACCAAGCGAATCCGACGAGGAGGTGGACCTCCCAAGCATCTCAGAATCCctcggagaagaagaatccTCCGATCTCGTAACAGAGCCACAATCGCAAAACCCTAATCCACTAGAGCCGGGACCCAGGGCGAGAAAACGACGCCGTAGGAAGCGTTTCTTCACGGAGATAAACGCGAACCCAGCTTTCCCTCGTAACCGCCGCAACAGCGTCGGGAAAGAGCTCGATTCCGAAGCCATAACGGCGATGTCGGTAGGGTTCCCGGTAAACTCGCTCACAGAGGAAGAGATCGAAGCCAATGTGGTATCGATCATCGGAGGCAAAGAGCAGGCGAACTACATCGTCGTGAGGAACCACATCATCGCCTTGTGGAGATCCAACGTCTCGAATTGGCTTACGAGAGATCACGCTCTTGAGTCTATACGATTGGAGCATAAGACGTTGGTTGATACTGCTTACAAGTTCCTTCTTGAGCACGGTTATATTAATTTCGGTTTAGCTCCGGTTATCAAAGAGGCGAAATTGAGATCCTTTGATGGTTTGGAGCCGCCTAATGTGGTTGTTGTGGGTGCCGGTTTAGCTGGTTTGGTGGCTGCTAGGCAGTTGTTGTcgatggggtttagggttttggttTTGGAAGGGAGAGATAGACCGGGCGGGCGGGTTAAGACCCGGAAGATGAGAGGTGGGGATGGTGTTGAAGCAATGGCTGATGTTGGTGGGAGTGTGTTGACTGGGATTAATGGGAACCCTCTTGGCGTGTTGGCGAGGCAGCTTGGTTTGCCTCTCCATAAGGTTAGAGATATATGTCCTTTGTATCTACCTAGCGGCGAGCTTGTTGATGTTGGTGTTGATTCTAAGATAGAGGCTTCGTTTAATAAGTTGCTGGATAGGGTTTGTAAGCTTAGGCAGTCGATGATAGAGGAGATTAAGTCAGTAGATGTGCCGTTAGGTGAAGCGCTGGAGACTTTTAGGTTGGTTTACGGTGTTGCTGAGGATCAGGAGGAGAGGATGCTGTTTGATTGGCATTTAGCGAATTTGGAGTATGCGAATGCTACACTGTTGGGGAACTTGTCGATGGCGTATTGGGATCAGGATGATCCGTACGAGATGGGGGGTGATCATTGCTTCATCCCCGGCGGGAACGAGACGTTTGTGCACGCCTTGGCTGAGAATCTGCCTGTTTTTTATGGGAATGTTGTGGAGAGCATTAGGTATGGAAGTGACGGGGTTGTGGTTTACGCGGGGGATAAGGAGTTCTCCTGCGACATGGCTCTCTGCACGGTTCCGTTGGGTGTTCTGAAGAAAGGCGGCATCGGGTTTGTTCCTGAGCTTcctgagaagaagaaagaagcgaTTCAGAGATTAGGATATGGGTTGTTGAACAAAGTGGCGATGTTGTTTCCTTATAACTTTTGGGGGGAAGAGATTGATACGTTTGGGAGATTAACAGAAGATTCGAGCACGAGAGGAGAGTTCTTCTTGTTCTATAGCTACTCTTCCGTCTCTGGTGGTCCGTTACTTGTGGCACTTGTAGCTGGAGACGCCGCGGAAAGGTTTGAGACGATGTCGCCTACTGATTCCGTTAAAAGGGTGTTGCAGATACTACGCGGGATTTATCACCCGAAAGGGATCGTTGTTCCTGATCCGGTTCAAGCGCTCTGTTCCAGATGGGGACAAGACAAGTTTTCGTACGGTTCTTACTCGTATGTTGCGGTGGGATCATCTGGTGATGATTATGACATTTTAGCTGAGAGTGTTGGAGATGGAAGAGTGTTCTTTGCTGGTGAAGCGACGAACAAACAGTATCCGGCTACAATGCATGGAGCTTTCTTAAGTGGAATGAGAGAAGCAGCAAACATACTTAGAGTTGCTAGAAGAAGGGCATCAGAATCGGCTTCAAACCTTGCTAAGTGA
- the LOC103838363 gene encoding aspartate aminotransferase, cytoplasmic isozyme 2 gives MDSSFSSIVPAPQDPILTVYFASRDDPSPVKLNLSGGSYRSEEGKPLVLQAVRRAEQQLANDMSRDKDYLPLDGLAEFNKLSAKLILGDESSAVKENRVVTIQCLSGTGSLRVGAEFLAKHNQERVIFVSNPTWGNHPNIFSLAGMSVEYYRYYDPKTRGLDFKGMLEDLGAAPSGAIVVLQACAHNPTGVDPTLKQWEQIRQVVRSKSLLPFFDNAYQGFASGDLESDAQAVRMFVNDGGECLIAQSFAKNMGLYGERIGALTIVCTSEDVARKVKSQLLLVVRPMYLSPPIHGASIVTTILKNSDMYNDWTVELKGMANRILSMRKQLNEALQARGTPGDWSHIIRQIGMFSFTGLNEKQVRFIAKEYHIYMNYDGRVSIAGLSSKTVSQLADAIHAAVTRMA, from the exons ATGGATTCTAGTTTTTCAAGCATTGTTCCTGCTCCCCAAGATCCCATACTCACT GTATATTTTGCTAGTAGAGATGATCCTAGTCCGGTTAAGTTGAATTTGAGCGGAGGTTCCTATCGCTCTGag GAAGGAAAGCCTCTTGTTCTTCAGGCTGTGAGACGAGCTGAGCAACAGTTAGCAAATGACAT GTCTCGGGACAAGGACTACCTTCCCCTTGATGGACTTGCTGAGTTTAACAAATTGAGCGCCAAACTCATCTTAGGTGATGAAAG TTCTGCAGTGAAAGAGAATAGAGTTGTTACAATCCAGTGTTTGTCTGGTACTGGTTCTTTGAGAGTTGGAGCTGAGTTTCTagcaaaacacaaccaagaa CGTGTCATATTCGTTTCAAACCCAACGTGGGGAAACCATCCTAATATTTTCAGTTTGGCGGGTATGTCTGTAGAATATTATCGGTACTATGATCCGAAAACCCGAGGACTCGACTTCAAAG GCATGCTCGAGGATCTTGGCGCTGCACCGTCTGGAGCTATAGTAGTATTGCAAGCTTGTGCGCATAACCCCACAGGAGTTGACCCAACACTCAAGCAATGGGAACAGATTCGACAAGTTGTGAGATCTAAAAGCTTATTGCCGTTCTTTGATAATGCATATCAG GGTTTTGCTAGTGGTGACCTTGAGTCAGATGCACAAGCTGTTCGTATGTTTGTTAATGATGGAGGTGAATGTTTGATAGCTCAAAGTTTTGCCAAAAATATGGGTCTTTATGGAGAGCGTATTGGGGCTCTTACCATT GTATGCACCTCAGAAGATGTGGCTAGGAAAGTAAAGAGCCAACTGCTACTTGTTGTGAGACCTATGTATCTTAGCCCACCTATTCATGGAGCATCAATTGTTACCACAATTCTTAAAAACAG TGATATGTACAATGACTGGACGGTTGAGCTGAAAGGAATGGCTAACCGCATACTTAGCATGCGCAAACAGTTAAATGAAGCTTTACAAGCTAGAG GCACACCTGGTGATTGGAGCCACATTATCAGACAGATTGGGATGTTTAGTTTTACGGGGTTAAATGAGAAGCAAGTTCGCTTCATAGCCAAAGAGTATCACATTTACATGAACTATGACGG GAGGGTAAGCATTGCAGGTCTAAGTTCTAAGACAGTTTCTCAACTCGCTGATGCTATACATGCTGCAGTTACCCGTATGGCCTAA
- the LOC103838364 gene encoding protein YLS3 isoform X1, with product MATATMIFAAAMTAMILVSLQQVEAQSATTCVNKLVPCFSALTTTTKPPKDCCDSIKEAVEDELPCLCTVYNTPGLLSQFNVSTAQALNLSRRCDVTTDLSACSGTGASSPKASLPPPAGKRGNDTAVGNKLTGYGVTTVILSLVSTIFF from the exons ATGGCGACGGCAACGATGATCTTTGCGGCGGCGATGACGGCGATGATTTTGGTTTCATTGCAGCAGGTGGAAGCGCAATCGGCTACGACGTGCGTAAACAAGCTAGTCCCCTGCTTCAGTGCTCTGACAACGACCACGAAGCCACCAAAGGATTGTTGTGACTCGATAAAGGAAGCGGTGGAGGATGAGCTTCCATGTCTCTGCACCGTCTACAACACTCCTGGTTTGCTCTCTCAGTTCAACGTCAGTACTGCACAAGCTCTAAATCTCAGCCGTCGATGTGACGTCACCACTGATCTCTCCGCTTGTTCCG gtACTGGAGCTTCATCGCCAAAAGCTTCTTTACCTCCTCCAG CAGGAAAAAGAGGAAACGACACCGCAGTTGGAAACAAGCTCACCGGTTATGGAGTCACCACCGTGATCTTGTCTTTGGTTTCAACCATCTTCTTCTGA
- the LOC103838364 gene encoding protein YLS3 isoform X2, with protein sequence MATATMIFAAAMTAMILVSLQQVEAQSATTCVNKLVPCFSALTTTTKPPKDCCDSIKEAVEDELPCLCTVYNTPGLLSQFNVSTAQALNLSRRCDVTTDLSACSGTGASSPKASLPPPGKRGNDTAVGNKLTGYGVTTVILSLVSTIFF encoded by the exons ATGGCGACGGCAACGATGATCTTTGCGGCGGCGATGACGGCGATGATTTTGGTTTCATTGCAGCAGGTGGAAGCGCAATCGGCTACGACGTGCGTAAACAAGCTAGTCCCCTGCTTCAGTGCTCTGACAACGACCACGAAGCCACCAAAGGATTGTTGTGACTCGATAAAGGAAGCGGTGGAGGATGAGCTTCCATGTCTCTGCACCGTCTACAACACTCCTGGTTTGCTCTCTCAGTTCAACGTCAGTACTGCACAAGCTCTAAATCTCAGCCGTCGATGTGACGTCACCACTGATCTCTCCGCTTGTTCCG gtACTGGAGCTTCATCGCCAAAAGCTTCTTTACCTCCTCCAG GAAAAAGAGGAAACGACACCGCAGTTGGAAACAAGCTCACCGGTTATGGAGTCACCACCGTGATCTTGTCTTTGGTTTCAACCATCTTCTTCTGA
- the LOC103838366 gene encoding uncharacterized protein LOC103838366 — MASLSIGIAFANTVRTIPRFNTRRGKISCEWDPKGILGPAQTGHIARLEFKRRLERDSEAKEAFQKQLREERERRQALRESRVVPDTSAELIEFFLDTEAQEIEFEIARLRGRLNDEFFAQIRLEIGQIRFAVTKTAEDEDRLIELESLQKALEEGIEAYDKMQKELMTATNSLTKILTSTDIKATLLDMVEKNEINRSLLTLLDENIANAYRGNQKEAGDYMEKVRASVLKYLTV; from the exons atggCTTCGCTCTCAATAGGAATCGCCTTTGCTAACACCGTCCGTACAATCCCGAGATTTAATACAAGAAGGGGCAAAATCTCCTGCGAATGG GATCCGAAAGGTATCTTAGGACCAGCACAAACTGGACATATCGCTCGCCTAGAGTTCAAACGCAGGCTCGAGAGAGACTCCGAGGCTAAAGAGGCTTTTCAGAAACAACTCCGTGAAGAGAGAGAGCGTCGTCAAGCTCTTAGAGAG TCTAGAGTTGTACCAGACACTTCCGCTGAGCTCATTGAGTTCTTTCTTGATACGGAAGCTCAGGAGATTGAGTTTGAAATCGCTAGGCTTCGTGGAAG GTTAAATGACGAGTTTTTTGCGCAAATTCGACTTGAAATCGGGCAAATCCGGTTTGCGGTTACAAAAACCGCG GAAGATGAAGACAGATTGATTGAGCTGGAATCACTTCAAAAAGCCTTAGAAGAAGGAATAG AGGCTTATGACAAAATGCAAAAGGAGCTTATGACCGCTACAAATAGCTTAACCAAGATATTAACCTCAACCGACATAAAAGCAACA TTGTTGGATATGGTGGAGAAAAACGAGATCAACAGGTCTTTGTTGACACTTCTTGATGAAAACATAGCAAATGCATACAGAGGAAACCAG AAAGAAGCAGGAGATTACATGGAGAAGGTGCGTGCTTCAGTTCTAAAGTACTTGACGGTGTAG